Below is a window of Salvelinus fontinalis isolate EN_2023a chromosome 31, ASM2944872v1, whole genome shotgun sequence DNA.
AAATTCTGTAATGTTTTATCAATTAAATTATAACCCATTTTTTTGTAGATGGTTATTATTCAACAAGAGTCAGCTTGCTTAAACTTCCAAACATTAGATATATTGGCAATATGCATGGATACATGCGTCTGAAACTATAATAAACTACACGAGAATGTAAAATAATGTAACATTTCATAAGTCGAAATCAGACTGTGACTTTACCAGACCTTTCCCAACCCAAATAGCCTGCTGTAAGAACTAATCCTTGAAAATAGTGGAACACACACGaaaattgtattttatattttgagggattttattttagcaaaatatttttttgtgatAAGACAAATGAAATAAGAATTTACAGATTGTTCAtcgaaaatatatatacacatatgtaCACAAAACATAACATGTTCTGTAAGAGTCGTTGGTCTTACAAGTAGCCTAACAAACATATACCTAGCATTTTCCTAGCAAATTAGTCCACGTTTAAACGTCAAAAAGTAGACCCACGCCATGGAATTTGGTATTTTAAAGTGCATAAGATGTAAAAATGTGTCCTTCACTGTTTTAAATAGTAAATGCTCTGTTATAGAATATCGTGAGCAGGGTATACGGGAATGTACAGTCCGTTCCTTGATGCCCATTCTGCCCAGAATTTGCCAACTTGTGTTCCAGGATGACAAGCAGTGTACTGCGGCTTTTTCCCCGTTTCCGATGTCGCCGTTTCTGCCAAAGACCATATTTTGGGTTTTTGACACTCAACGTTATCTTTACTTTCCAGATTAGCTGGAAATGATTTGCGTTCTGTGTCATTCTTTACCACATTTTCCGCGTGCCTACCAGCTCTATTGTCGTCGTTTGACTGTTTCACAAGGCGCTCATCCACCGGCTCTGTCGTTGAGTTGGATACTCTATGTCCAATATCCTCATTGTCATCTACGGTTGGAGGATCTATCTCATCTTCGTCGTCCAAACGGATTTTCTGCAGAGAGCCCTCGCCCTCCTCCTCGTCGCTCTCGCCCTCCTCGTCAGATTTCCCCTTGGACGCCCAGTTTACCCTATTATCCTTCTTCAGTCGTCGCCTGGCGTTGGCAAACCAAGTGGAAACCTGCGTGAGGCTCATCTTGGTTACAATAGCAAGCATGATCTTCTCACCCTTCGTGGGATACGGGTTCTTAAGATGCTCGTTCAACCAGGCCTTGAGCGCGCTGGTGCTTTCCCGGGTAGCCACCTTGGCGACTCTGATCAGGTCATCGGTTGCTCCTGGTCGGTATTGCGGGTAGAATGGACCTCCTCGGCCGAGGAGCGCTTGATGATATGGAGAGACAGCTTTCAGGTCGAAAGAGTTGTTCTGAAAACACAAGAGAACGTGATTAGTTTATGTTTAAATTCGTGCGTAACTGACCACATTGATTTGTTAAGTGTGTAATTACGCATTACATTTAATTGGTATTAAAAAGGTCTGTAGAATGCTTTCTTCTTCCGATATTGATAAATGAGGAATACATTTAGATTATTAGCTGGAAATGTTATTGATTAGGTATACAATAGAGAAAACACATTGTCAAATAATTTACCATGTTCGCAATGTATCTGTGGTGTGGATAGGGGATTAATTTGTATCCTTGTAGTCCGGAATATGCCAAAGGTACCCCAGCCATCGCAGCAAGATAAGGGGCTTGTTGCTGTTGTACCCCAGCTGGACCTCCCAAAAACGGTATCTGATATCCAGGGGGCATGTTGATATTTCTCTCAAAGAAGTTGCCTGTTTGTGACGCAGGCATCCTTACGTCCTGACTATCAGAGCTTGAATGACAGTAATGTGCACCCTCACCAGCTCTAAATATACCCCTATCCAGTCATGGGCGGTTCTTAACCGCGGTGATTGACAGTTCCGTTCAAAATTCCTCGCTTTCACTCGCACCAAATCCCATCAAAGGAGAACAACGGTGTTCCTTTTAACGGTTTCTTAAAGGCGCTAAATAGCCTGTCTATAACGTATCTCAAACCAATCATTTCTATGGTGAGAGACGAATAATGAAATTTCATTTGAATTTCACAGTTTTGTTCTGATGCGGAGGATACTAGAAACTAGAATCTCTCATATTTCACTTTGCCTACTATTTGTTATCACAATACGATCTATAATGTTAGGTTCTGTACAGATCCTTAACTATTAATTTATTGTAGGCCACCAGTTTTATCAATGCCATCAGCCGTCCTCATACATATTTTTTCAGTTACAAATATGCCAAAAAGtaaattaatttattttaaaaatctaactgaATTAAGTGCATTTCAGGCCAAAAATAAAGTGCATTtccaaaataaaaaattatatagGAAAGAGAAACTGTTGTAAACGTACCATTCATGGTAAATATAGCATATTACATGTTAATATCGATAGTTTCCCATCGAATTTGACATTATGTTTGTGCAACACTCACTGTAGGATAATAAAATGACTTGAATAGGATTAACACCAGGCAGACCCTATGTCTCTTGTCTGACGATCAGACTTCTGTTTGAAATTGAAGTCTGAACATGTAGCTGTGAATTGAATTAGCCAATTGAATTAGCCTAATGACGTTAACACATTCCCAGGCTTCTTTCCATGACCATTGACTGAAACTGTGATGtcttcaatatagttttatttagATTTGTCCGAGGTTTCATCTAATATTTTCCGACTGAATTAGGCTATTGGTTTCTGTATCCTACATTTCCCTCAACGGAAGCAAAAACATGTAGGCGTTATGCTGATATTTATTATTAATTTAACATCGAAAAAAATCTAACATATTTTGTAAGATACCAATTTACTATTCCTATTTAATTAACAACTGTGGGGTGGTTATGTTTTGTGTGTCATTGGGGCAATGGGTTACCTTACTTAGGCTGGCGATACCCCAGAACTATTTTGTTAATTTCTTGTGATTGAACAATAACAGACTTCCCTTTACATGTCGGATGGTTTTGTTGTGGCTTCAGCATATCGTTTCGATGGGGCTAATTACAAGCTGTTAAGTAAAACAGGTGTTACTAATGTATATGATAAATATGAGATAACAAATGGTAATGTAGGGAGCTTGAAGGATTGTTAAAGATACGAGAAAAATATCACAATTCTTATTCCACTGCCCTTTCATCTTCTCCAAAGGGACATTGGTTGAAGAAGAAGTTTTTACTTTACGATGCTCGTATTATGTGGTGGTTTGGTTGCAACCTTTTGAGCGTAGCTACTGCTAAGTAGGTCTCTCCACCTAATTTCTAAAAGGGTGAATTgttaaagtataaaaaaaataggAGGAAAAGTGTAGCCATGCATAAAAGTCTCAAATAAATTAACAATCCATAGACTTACTACATATCCTATGATTTCTTTATTTATCGAAATAATTTAATTAACGTAAGATCAATTTGAAACAGAAGACTGTTGACCGGCATCTGCTATTAGCAGAATGCACTTCACTCATCATCTTGATTTACATTTTCACATTATGCTGAACGTTGTGGATATCCAA
It encodes the following:
- the LOC129829777 gene encoding iroquois-class homeodomain protein IRX-1-like codes for the protein MPASQTGNFFERNINMPPGYQIPFLGGPAGVQQQQAPYLAAMAGVPLAYSGLQGYKLIPYPHHRYIANMNNSFDLKAVSPYHQALLGRGGPFYPQYRPGATDDLIRVAKVATRESTSALKAWLNEHLKNPYPTKGEKIMLAIVTKMSLTQVSTWFANARRRLKKDNRVNWASKGKSDEEGESDEEEGEGSLQKIRLDDEDEIDPPTVDDNEDIGHRVSNSTTEPVDERLVKQSNDDNRAGRHAENVVKNDTERKSFPANLESKDNVECQKPKIWSLAETATSETGKKPQYTACHPGTQVGKFWAEWASRNGLYIPVYPAHDIL